One genomic segment of Fundulus heteroclitus isolate FHET01 chromosome 10, MU-UCD_Fhet_4.1, whole genome shotgun sequence includes these proteins:
- the LOC105928221 gene encoding NLR family CARD domain-containing protein 3: protein MEQKVDDDVNKASQGFLPESVSSVQGVIHHFQPSFTAQSGSNVVAPSIIGSSIGSINISISMTKGCNDVSKEPLDEDGAGSLQPQQIQNKAAECQQRLKATLRRKFSHLHEGFSTDANKMSLNQIYTELYVTEGGCGEVNEEHEVRQMEIASKRRVTQERSIHCNRLFDCPPGGERHIRTVVTRGVAGIGKTVSANKFALDWAEDRANTDVDFVFPLSFRELNLIRKKTFSLVELLCVFFPEIKDAGIFDKCESKMLFILDGLDESRLSLDFEKSELMSEVRQPSSVSVIMTNLIRGGLLPLSLVWITSRPVAAAKIPVEYIDLVTEVRGFNNSQKDEYFRRRITDKAVANRVIAHVKSFRSLHIMCHIPIFCMMAASVLEKKLSSKDSKDMPKSLTQMYIHFLYLYVEKMKKRLPGRRDSSTDCVRTNLLALGKLAFKELERGHLIFYESDLALNGINVTQASMFSGVYTQIFNEEMALCEEKMFCFVHLSIQEFFAALYVYLTFHNDNVNVLVKKSSVSRRLMSRQSSELILYKEAVEKALGNENGHYDIFLRFLLGLSLETNQTLLKHLMINNRTHKKTRTEIIDHIKERIRASQSPDRCLNLFHCLNELNDHSLVEEIQDIFSSGILNQATLSPAQWATLIFVLLTSEEEISVFDLSNFTRSEEGLQRLMPVVKTAQVANLKACNLTVMCCENLANAISSCQLRELDLSNNNLTDSGLKQLSDGLKNSKLETLRLRSCNLTENSSVTLASVISSSCCQLRVLDLTDNDFQDVGVRKFSTGLGSSSCKLERLRLSGCGVTEEGCTFLASALNSSHLKELDLSYNHPGNSGLMLLSALLEDPQCTLHKLSVDQCGESRIQPGPRKYFRRLTLDPNTAHRDLSLSEGNRKATRWTKQPYPDHPDRFDFYTQVLCREGLTERCYWEAEWIGRVCVGVAYRRMCRKGEGPERWIGRNDLSWGLNCNKDGYRVLHGGMNEVVHATPNSNRVGVYLDWAAGVLSFFRVSCGDLTLLHTFYTAFTEPVYPGFQLGWVDSTVLLC, encoded by the exons ATGGAGCAAAAGGTTGATGACGACGTAAATAAAGCCTCTCAAG GATTTCTTCCAGAGTCGGTTTCATCCGTTCAGGGTGTGATTCATCACTTCCAGCCCAGCTTCACCGCTCAGAGCGGCAGCAATGTGGTCGCTCCCTCCATCATCGGCTCCTCCATCGGCAGCATCAACATCAGCATATCGATGACCAAAG GATGTAACGACGTCTCCAAAGAGCCTTTAGATGAAGACGGTGCCGGCAGCTTGCAACCTCAGCAGATCCAAA ataaagctgcagagtgtCAGCAGAGACTGAAAGCAACCCTGAGGAGAAAGTTCAGTCATTTACACGAGGGGTTTTCGACAGACGCGAACAAGATGTCTCTCAATCAGATCTACACGGAGCTCTACGTTACTGAGGGGGGGTGTGGTGAAGTCAACGAAGAGCACGAAGTGAGACAGATGGAGATCGCGTCGAAGAGACGCGTGACCCAGGAGAGATCGATCCACTGCAATCGTCTGTTTGATTGTCCACCTGGAGGAGAACGCCACATAAGAACTGTGGTCACAAGGGGAGTTGCCGGTATTGGAAAAACCGTGTCGGCCAATAAGTTTGCTCTTGACTGGGCAGAGGACCGGGCAAACACGGACGTTGATTTTGTGTTTCCTCTCTCTTTCCGGGAGCTCAACTTGATACGAAAGAAAACCTTCAGTCTTGTGGAGCTCCTCTGCGTCTTCTTCCCTGAAATAAAAGACGCCGGTATCTTTGACAAGTGTGAAAGCAAAATGCTCTTCATCCTggatggtctggatgagagtcgcTTGTCTCTGGACTTTGAGAAAAGCGAACTGATGTCAGAAGTGAGGCAGCCATCTTCGGTTTCTGTAATCATGACCAACCTGATCAGGGGAGGTCTACTTCCCCTGTCCCTTGTTTGGATTACATCTCGACCGGTGGCCGCTGCTAAAATCCCAGTTGAGTACATTGATCTGGTCACCGAAGTCCGTGGGTTCAACAACTCGCAAAAAGACGAGTACTTCAGGCGGAGGATTACCGACAAAGCCGTGGCAAATCGCGTAATCGCACATGTGAAATCCTTCAGGAgtctccacatcatgtgccacataCCGATCTTCTGCATGATGGCGGCAAGTGTTCTCGAGAAGAAGCTGTCGAGCAAAGACAGCAAAGACATGCCGAAGAGTCTCACACAGATGTACATCCATTTCTTGTACCTCTACGTggagaaaatgaagaaaagactGCCGGGAAGAAGAGACTCCAGTACGGACTGCGTGAGAACTAACCTCCTAGCTTTGGGCAAACTTGCTTTCAAAGAGCTTGAGAGGGGCCACCTGATCTTCTACGAGAGCGACCTCGCCCTTAACGGCATAAATGTCACGCAGGCGTCCATGTTTTCGGGAGTCTACACGCAGATCTTCAACGAGGAGATGGCGCTGTGCGAAGAGAAGATGTTCTGCTTCGTGCATTTGAGCATTCAAGAGTTCTTCGCAGCGCTGTACGTCTACCTCACTTTCCACAACGACAACGTCAACGTCCTGGTCAAGAAGTCCTCTGTGTCACGCCGCTTGATGTCAAGACAATCGTCAGAGCTCATCCTCTACAAGGAGGCTGTAGAAAAAGCCTTGGGGAACGAAAATGGGCATTATGACATCTTTCTGCGCTTCCTTTTGGGTTTATCCCTGGAGACCAATCAGACACTGCTGAAGCATCTAATGATCAACAACAGAACACATAAAAAGACTAGAACTGAAATCATCGATCATATCAAAGAGAGGATCCGGGCCAGCCAGTCTCCAGACAGGTGTCTCAATctcttccactgtctgaatgagCTGAACGACCACTCTCTTGTGGAGGAAATTCAGGACATCTTCTCCTCGGGCATTTTGAACCAAGCCACCCTTTCACCAGCCCAGTGGGCTACACTGATCTTTGTACTGCTGACCTCCGAAGAGGAGATTAGCGTATTTGATCTGAGCAACTTTACAAGGTCAGAGGAGGGGCTCCAGAGACTTATGCCTGTCGTGAAAACAGCCCAAGTGGCAAA TTTAAAAGCGTGTAACCTCACTGTGATGTGCTGTGAAAACCTGGCCAACGCCATCAGCTCATGCCAACTCAGAGAGCTGGACCTGAGCAACAACAACCTGACAGATTCAGGACTAAAGCAACTCTCTGATGGACTGAAGAACAGCAAGCTGGAGACGCTGAG GCTAAGAAGCTGCAACCTAACAGAGAACAGCTCTGTTACTTTAGCATCAGTCatcagctcctcctgctgccaaCTCAGAGTCCTGGATCTGACCGATAATGACTTTCAGGACGTCGGAGTTAGAAAGTTCTCAACTGGACTGGGGAGCTCTTCCTGCAAACTGGAGCGGCTTCG TTTATCGGGATGTGGAGTGACAGAAGAGGGCTGCACGTTCCTGGCGTCTGCCCTGAATTCGTCCCACTTGAAGGAACTCGACTTGAGCTACAATCATCCGGGGAACTCTGGCCTGATGCTGCTTTCAGCTCTGCTGGAAGACCCCCAATGCACACTGCACAAACTCAG CGTGGACCAGTGTGGTGAATCCAGAATCCAACCCGGTCCCAGGAAAT ACTTTAGGAGATTGACCCTGGACCCAAACACCGCACACAGGGATCTTTCTCTTTCCGAGGGAAACCGGAAAGCAACGCGGTGGACCAAGCAGCCGTATCCCGACCATCCGGACCGGTTCGACTTCTACACTCAGGTGCTGTGCAGGGAGGGACTGACTGAGCGCTGCTACTGGGAGGCCGAGTGGATCGGGAGGGTCTGCGTCGGCGTGGCCTACAGACGGATGTGCAGAAAGGGAGAGGGTCCGGAGCGCTGGATAGGCCGCAACGACCTCTCCTGGGGCCTGAACTGCAACAAAGACGGCTACAGGGTTCTGCACGGCGGCATGAATGAAGTTGTGCACGCAACACCTAACTCCAATAGAGTAGGAGTTTACTTGGACTGGGCGGCAGGGGTGCTGTCCTTCTTCAGGGTGTCCTGCGGTGACCTGACTCTCCTCCACACCTTTTACACCGCCTTCACCGAGCCCGTCTACCCCGGTTTCCAACTTGGCTGGGTGGACTCAACCGTGCTGCtgtgctaa